A portion of the Candidatus Nitrosotenuis aquarius genome contains these proteins:
- a CDS encoding PadR family transcriptional regulator has translation MVSEWFQRVGSSVPRGFSRHYILELLSTKPHTGKEIIDSAEAQSEGMWKPSPGLIYPLLGRLLDEGLVEETKDGKYQITKKGKATSEDLEKINQVIKNQLDVLMRVKNVGRFVAMDLIERMNMMGTLLSSNVSKMTKDEMSKYRKFLQNELQKIDAQESKQGKEIKID, from the coding sequence ATGGTATCAGAGTGGTTTCAGCGAGTAGGAAGCTCAGTTCCTCGAGGATTCTCCAGGCATTACATTTTAGAATTATTGTCCACGAAACCGCACACAGGCAAAGAGATCATCGATTCAGCAGAAGCTCAAAGTGAGGGAATGTGGAAACCATCACCAGGATTGATCTATCCGCTTTTGGGAAGACTGCTGGACGAAGGACTAGTTGAGGAGACAAAGGATGGAAAATACCAGATAACAAAGAAGGGCAAGGCAACATCCGAAGACCTAGAAAAGATAAACCAAGTGATAAAAAATCAGCTGGACGTCCTAATGAGAGTCAAAAACGTGGGAAGATTTGTAGCAATGGACCTAATTGAGCGAATGAACATGATGGGCACCCTGCTATCATCTAATGTCTCCAAGATGACCAAAGACGAAATGTCAAAATACAGAAAGTTCCTCCAAAACGAGCTGCAAAAGATAGATGCTCAGGAATCAAAGCAGGGAAAAGAGATTAAAATCGACTAG
- a CDS encoding isocitrate lyase/PEP mutase family protein: protein MKTLKQLINDPSKPLVIPGVYDAIGAKIAQKVGFEAMFQTGYGTSATLFGMPDYGFIGATETTENARRICRAVSVPVIVDSDTGYGNALSVWKLVNELQSAGAAGIFLEDQRWPKRCGHMAGKEVIEKEEYAEKLQAAVDAKKSKDFIIVARTDARATRGLDEAIERAKYYKKIGADAVFVEAPRSIDEMKKIGKEINAPLVANMIEGGATPVLSAKELHKMGFKIILYPLSVLYANTFASLAILKELKKSGTTKRLAKNVVTFDQFNDIVELSKFRNMENRYKSG from the coding sequence TTGAAGACCCTCAAGCAGCTTATCAATGATCCATCAAAACCGCTTGTGATTCCTGGCGTCTATGACGCAATTGGTGCAAAAATTGCGCAAAAGGTGGGCTTTGAGGCGATGTTCCAAACTGGATACGGTACATCTGCCACATTATTTGGAATGCCTGACTATGGATTCATAGGAGCTACAGAGACCACCGAAAACGCAAGGAGAATTTGCAGAGCAGTCTCAGTTCCGGTGATAGTTGATTCCGATACCGGCTATGGGAATGCATTGTCTGTATGGAAGCTTGTAAACGAACTACAGTCTGCAGGTGCTGCCGGAATATTCCTAGAAGACCAGAGATGGCCCAAGCGGTGTGGCCACATGGCGGGAAAAGAAGTAATTGAAAAAGAAGAGTATGCAGAAAAACTTCAAGCTGCAGTTGACGCCAAAAAAAGCAAGGACTTTATCATTGTTGCAAGAACGGATGCTCGGGCAACCAGGGGCCTAGATGAGGCAATAGAGCGCGCAAAATACTATAAAAAAATCGGTGCAGACGCAGTCTTTGTAGAGGCTCCAAGATCAATTGACGAGATGAAAAAAATCGGCAAAGAGATCAATGCGCCACTTGTTGCAAACATGATAGAGGGCGGAGCAACACCGGTCCTGTCTGCCAAGGAACTGCACAAAATGGGCTTTAAGATAATCCTGTATCCACTTTCGGTTCTTTATGCCAATACGTTTGCCTCACTTGCTATTCTCAAGGAGCTAAAAAAATCAGGCACGACAAAAAGACTGGCAAAAAATGTCGTTACCTTTGATCAATTCAACGATATTGTGGAACTATCAAAATTTCGAAACATGGAAAACCGCTACAAAAGTGGATAA
- a CDS encoding DNA-binding protein: MSENRDVIFIGKKPLMAYVTSTLIQLANLPSVHIKARGLSIGRAVDVAQIISRKTENAGYSIGQIKIGSEQLESKDGKSRNVSTIEIEVKRNAS; this comes from the coding sequence ATGTCCGAAAACAGAGACGTAATTTTCATTGGCAAGAAGCCATTGATGGCGTATGTAACATCTACGCTTATTCAGTTGGCTAATCTTCCATCAGTGCATATCAAGGCTAGAGGACTAAGCATTGGACGCGCAGTAGATGTTGCACAAATCATCTCACGCAAAACAGAAAATGCTGGATATTCCATTGGCCAAATCAAGATAGGCTCTGAACAACTAGAATCCAAAGACGGCAAGTCACGAAACGTATCCACAATAGAAATCGAAGTAAAAAGAAACGCATCTTAA
- a CDS encoding HEAT repeat domain-containing protein — MDSEQFKKVLQSGSKEDKIIALESLSNSTNGEILQSIISIFDDEDIELRGEAFSTLLLNDNDISEVLLANLKSKSKNIRGYCALVLANRNDRVAVSEIIQLTEDSSAMVRSCAVGALGFLRAVEATSAIQKCLDDPNLEVKKSAIKSAIDIGDKSLLMRLENLTHDGDPEISSLLVIARNNL, encoded by the coding sequence ATGGATTCTGAGCAATTCAAAAAAGTCCTGCAGTCTGGCTCAAAGGAAGACAAAATCATTGCGCTAGAATCATTATCAAATTCTACCAATGGTGAGATTTTGCAGTCCATAATTTCCATATTTGATGATGAAGACATTGAATTAAGGGGTGAAGCATTTAGTACTCTGCTTTTAAATGACAACGACATTTCCGAGGTTTTGCTTGCAAATCTGAAAAGCAAAAGCAAGAACATTCGTGGATATTGTGCGCTGGTATTGGCAAATAGAAACGATAGAGTGGCAGTATCAGAAATAATTCAGCTTACTGAAGACAGTAGTGCGATGGTACGCTCCTGTGCAGTAGGCGCATTAGGCTTTCTTAGGGCGGTAGAAGCCACATCTGCAATACAAAAATGCCTCGATGATCCGAACTTGGAAGTAAAAAAAAGCGCAATAAAATCAGCAATCGACATCGGCGACAAGTCTTTGCTGATGAGATTAGAGAATCTAACGCATGACGGAGATCCGGAGATTAGCAGTCTGCTAGTTATTGCCAGAAATAATTTGTAA
- a CDS encoding ferredoxin--NADP reductase, translating into MVVENKATITYIQLLKEDLAIFRLVPNDGVIPDYKAGQFLTIGMNVPSEGKVIRRAYSIASNPENKKYIELVIRWVRKPLPGRLTTQLFNAKEGDEVTWIRPTGAALLINDKLPNGQKDERRIVCLGGGTGVAPFVSFAQHLHAVGDKREVVVLHGASYVDELSYKELFTNLEMESIDKGRDKWNFRYRAAVSRPQEWFNRSWSGQTGRVETFLRSKDGEPSPLEQMIGERVTPQNTMFYICGWQGTIDGCMDYLGAKGFVTERNKRPDGSFEVKYESYG; encoded by the coding sequence GTGGTAGTAGAAAACAAAGCAACCATCACTTATATTCAATTACTAAAAGAAGACTTGGCGATTTTCCGTCTTGTTCCAAATGACGGAGTGATTCCAGATTACAAGGCTGGTCAATTCCTGACAATTGGAATGAATGTTCCAAGTGAGGGTAAAGTAATCCGACGAGCATATTCCATTGCATCAAATCCGGAGAACAAAAAATACATCGAGCTTGTAATTAGATGGGTAAGAAAGCCACTTCCAGGACGACTAACTACGCAACTGTTCAATGCAAAGGAAGGCGACGAGGTGACTTGGATTAGGCCAACAGGCGCGGCATTACTAATTAACGACAAGCTTCCAAATGGACAAAAAGACGAGCGAAGAATTGTTTGCCTTGGAGGCGGAACAGGAGTTGCTCCATTTGTCAGCTTTGCACAACATTTGCACGCAGTAGGCGACAAACGCGAAGTTGTTGTTTTACACGGGGCAAGCTATGTGGATGAGCTAAGCTACAAGGAACTCTTTACCAATCTTGAAATGGAGAGCATCGACAAAGGCCGCGACAAGTGGAATTTTAGATATCGTGCAGCAGTCAGCAGACCACAGGAATGGTTTAACCGTTCTTGGAGTGGGCAAACAGGTAGGGTAGAAACATTCCTAAGATCAAAGGACGGCGAACCATCACCGCTAGAGCAGATGATTGGCGAGCGAGTGACTCCGCAAAACACAATGTTTTACATTTGCGGATGGCAGGGAACCATCGACGGCTGTATGGATTATCTTGGTGCCAAGGGATTTGTCACAGAGAGAAACAAGCGCCCAGATGGAAGCTTTGAAGTAAAGTACGAGTCTTACGGATAA
- a CDS encoding branched-chain amino acid transaminase yields MKFDISKFVWFDGKFIPLNKANVPITTHAIHYGTSIFEGIRAYWNSKNLYIFRLEDHIKRFRQSGRFYSISLKFSNEQIMDALIQLCKKNNMRRSCYIRPFYFVGQYGINLHINENAPTHVAAFMFPFGDLFDKNGISVGISSWRKFSDQSTPPLAKMGGNYLNSILATQECKRNGYDEAILLDLNANLSEAPGENVFIVKNNTLITPPLESSALEGITRDSVLKIAKDLGYSTKEKTITRGEAYLADEMFLTGTAAEITPVISIDGKKIGTGKPGNITKEIVSTYLDIVAAKNDKYSSWLSPVY; encoded by the coding sequence ATGAAATTTGACATTTCCAAATTTGTCTGGTTTGACGGCAAATTTATTCCGCTAAACAAGGCAAACGTGCCAATCACAACACACGCCATACATTATGGCACATCAATCTTTGAGGGAATTCGCGCATATTGGAATTCAAAGAATTTGTACATTTTCAGACTAGAAGACCACATCAAGCGATTCAGACAGTCTGGAAGATTCTATTCTATTTCTCTGAAATTCTCAAATGAACAAATAATGGATGCGCTAATACAATTATGCAAGAAAAACAACATGAGAAGATCCTGCTATATCAGGCCTTTCTATTTCGTTGGCCAATATGGAATCAATTTGCACATAAATGAAAACGCCCCGACTCATGTTGCTGCATTCATGTTTCCGTTTGGTGACCTCTTTGACAAAAATGGAATCAGTGTCGGGATTTCTTCGTGGCGCAAGTTCAGCGACCAGTCAACGCCGCCCCTAGCAAAGATGGGTGGGAACTATCTGAACTCTATTTTGGCAACACAGGAATGCAAAAGAAATGGATATGATGAGGCAATCCTGCTTGATTTGAACGCAAATCTGAGTGAGGCGCCTGGCGAGAACGTTTTCATTGTGAAAAATAATACGCTCATTACACCGCCACTGGAGTCCTCCGCACTAGAGGGAATAACACGAGATTCTGTACTGAAAATTGCAAAAGATCTTGGCTATTCCACAAAAGAAAAGACAATCACGCGTGGGGAAGCATATTTGGCAGATGAAATGTTTCTCACCGGAACTGCCGCAGAGATAACGCCGGTGATCAGCATTGACGGTAAAAAAATCGGCACCGGAAAGCCTGGAAACATCACAAAAGAAATCGTTTCGACGTATTTGGATATAGTTGCTGCAAAAAACGACAAATATTCCAGCTGGCTAAGCCCTGTGTATTAG
- a CDS encoding Gfo/Idh/MocA family protein, producing MKVAQIGVGGWGKNHARVLSQLGALVAVCDADEARAGEAGQKYNVNHYTSLDTMLESEQIDAVFVCTPTVTHFDIASKLIQKKKSVFVEKPMTYKSEEGLKLAELAKKNDVILTCGYIERFNPAVETVKEFVKSKKYGELIMLEFHRENRMPLHIKDVGIIYDTSVHDIDTAMYLFDDVPQVVFARSGKIRHEHEDFATIMLGFKDNKVAVISSNWITPSRVRHFNAVCTEGIISGDFITQEVKIEKDQGSETPRKEKQEPLTLEIKSFLDALESKNTPRVRAEEAVNVTKIAEAALLSSQKGVPVYIDLK from the coding sequence TTGAAAGTAGCACAAATAGGAGTTGGAGGGTGGGGCAAAAACCATGCCCGCGTTTTATCCCAGCTTGGCGCCCTAGTTGCAGTGTGTGATGCAGACGAAGCCAGGGCAGGAGAAGCAGGTCAGAAATACAACGTAAACCACTATACCTCGCTAGATACAATGCTGGAGTCAGAGCAAATCGACGCAGTTTTTGTCTGCACGCCAACAGTTACGCATTTTGATATTGCGTCAAAACTGATTCAAAAGAAGAAATCAGTCTTTGTGGAAAAGCCAATGACATACAAGTCCGAAGAAGGCCTCAAGCTTGCAGAGCTTGCCAAAAAAAATGATGTCATCCTTACCTGCGGATACATTGAGCGATTCAACCCAGCAGTAGAAACAGTAAAGGAATTTGTCAAATCAAAAAAGTACGGCGAGCTGATCATGCTAGAGTTTCACAGAGAAAACAGAATGCCACTTCACATCAAGGATGTCGGCATCATATACGATACATCAGTGCATGACATTGACACTGCGATGTATCTATTCGATGATGTACCCCAGGTGGTATTTGCAAGATCCGGCAAGATACGACATGAGCATGAAGATTTTGCAACAATAATGCTTGGCTTCAAAGACAACAAAGTAGCTGTAATATCATCAAACTGGATAACACCGTCGCGTGTCAGGCACTTTAACGCAGTGTGCACTGAAGGAATAATCTCTGGCGATTTTATCACACAAGAAGTCAAGATAGAAAAAGATCAAGGCTCTGAGACTCCAAGAAAGGAAAAACAAGAACCACTTACCCTTGAGATAAAGAGCTTCTTGGATGCGCTAGAGTCAAAGAACACCCCACGAGTCAGAGCAGAAGAGGCAGTAAATGTGACCAAGATAGCAGAGGCAGCGTTATTATCCAGCCAGAAAGGAGTTCCAGTGTATATCGATTTAAAATGA
- a CDS encoding Trm112 family protein encodes MNKKMMDMLVCPIDKQFPLELHETKSEQEVIIEGALFCSKCARFYPIIEEIPIMLPDELRDKKQDIDFLEKNKQSLPQKIIKDANPWHL; translated from the coding sequence ATGAACAAAAAAATGATGGACATGTTGGTATGTCCAATTGACAAACAATTTCCTCTGGAATTACACGAGACAAAATCAGAGCAAGAAGTCATTATAGAAGGCGCACTGTTTTGTTCAAAATGCGCCAGATTCTACCCAATAATAGAAGAAATACCAATAATGCTTCCTGATGAGCTCCGAGACAAAAAGCAGGACATTGACTTTTTGGAAAAAAACAAGCAGAGTCTACCTCAAAAAATAATTAAAGACGCAAATCCATGGCACCTATAG
- a CDS encoding acyltransferase, with protein MVTNFISDKAKIGKNVKIWHFTYVGDNTILGDNVKIGSLAHVDYNVIIGDNTMIEGQVYIPPLSKIGKNVFIGPAAALTNDPYPPSQKMIGVTIKDGAVIGSRAVIKAGVTIGKNSVVAMGAVVTKDVPDDTVVAGVPAKIKYSRSEYDKKQAQWKA; from the coding sequence TTGGTAACCAATTTTATTTCCGATAAGGCAAAGATAGGAAAAAACGTCAAGATTTGGCATTTTACATATGTTGGAGACAACACCATACTAGGCGATAATGTCAAAATTGGCTCACTTGCCCATGTCGACTATAATGTCATAATTGGCGATAACACCATGATCGAAGGCCAAGTATACATTCCGCCACTATCAAAAATAGGCAAAAATGTATTCATTGGTCCAGCAGCTGCGTTAACTAACGACCCGTACCCTCCAAGCCAGAAAATGATAGGAGTCACAATAAAGGATGGTGCAGTGATTGGATCTCGCGCAGTCATAAAGGCAGGAGTCACAATTGGAAAAAACAGCGTAGTTGCAATGGGCGCAGTAGTAACAAAAGACGTGCCAGATGACACCGTAGTCGCAGGTGTGCCAGCCAAGATAAAGTACAGCAGATCAGAATACGACAAAAAGCAGGCCCAGTGGAAGGCCTAG
- a CDS encoding MraY family glycosyltransferase: MQEFIIAAVVTSAIAFFVVFGMVPPLIKALTRKNWAVKDVNRVGGAMVPRPGGPAILAGIIAAEISLYFLLPQEKIITRGITALLITTSAAFVIGFIDDRRVMGGWFKPLALAGAAIPIIALGAYEPNLAFPLFGEVKIPALYLGLIIFMIPITGNTINSIDVMNGIASGFMMIASFSLAIVLFVMQNYSVAIMTLPIAFASLAFFRYHRFPAKIFPGDSGALTLGAAYGVIAIVGRVEVIAAIALLPAIINSFLFLSSVKRIVEHRQIKGPTTHTEDHKITATKELDAPVTLVRLIVAAKPLTEKEIGFAIFRLAIFSGILAIITAFASGVVVWPSS; encoded by the coding sequence TTGCAAGAGTTTATCATTGCAGCAGTGGTTACATCGGCAATTGCGTTTTTTGTTGTTTTTGGTATGGTTCCACCACTCATCAAAGCCCTGACTAGGAAAAATTGGGCAGTCAAGGATGTAAACAGGGTTGGCGGCGCAATGGTGCCAAGGCCTGGTGGGCCTGCGATACTTGCAGGAATAATCGCAGCTGAAATATCACTTTATTTTCTATTGCCGCAGGAAAAAATCATCACAAGAGGAATCACTGCTCTTCTAATCACAACGTCTGCGGCATTTGTAATTGGATTTATTGACGATAGGCGAGTTATGGGGGGATGGTTCAAACCACTTGCACTGGCGGGTGCCGCCATTCCGATTATTGCACTTGGCGCATATGAGCCGAATCTGGCATTTCCGCTCTTTGGGGAGGTAAAAATCCCAGCGTTATACCTAGGCCTGATTATATTCATGATCCCAATTACTGGAAACACAATAAACTCTATTGATGTGATGAACGGGATCGCAAGCGGATTTATGATGATTGCATCATTTTCACTTGCAATTGTACTGTTTGTTATGCAAAACTATTCCGTTGCAATAATGACACTGCCCATTGCATTTGCATCACTTGCATTCTTTAGGTATCACAGATTTCCAGCCAAAATATTTCCAGGAGATTCGGGGGCTCTGACACTTGGTGCTGCATATGGAGTAATTGCTATTGTGGGCCGCGTCGAGGTGATTGCGGCAATTGCACTTTTGCCTGCCATAATCAATTCTTTCTTGTTTTTATCAAGCGTAAAGAGAATTGTGGAGCACAGGCAGATCAAAGGACCTACTACACACACGGAAGACCACAAAATAACTGCTACAAAGGAACTGGATGCGCCAGTCACACTGGTAAGGCTGATTGTAGCGGCAAAACCCTTGACAGAAAAGGAAATTGGCTTTGCAATCTTTAGGCTGGCTATATTTTCGGGAATCTTGGCAATAATTACTGCATTTGCATCAGGAGTTGTAGTTTGGCCCAGCTCTTGA
- a CDS encoding DEAD/DEAH box helicase encodes MRIETLGINHSAQEFLAEQNITKLYPPQADAVKAGLLEGQNILVAAPTASGKTLIAMLAMMEFLSTKQGKIVYLTPLRALASEKFSEFKKMEKLDFGRRIKAAISTGDFDSVDKESENADIVVLTNEKMDSLIRHGAEWVDKIGLVIADEVHLIGDKDRGPTLEVVLTKLKELPAKPQIVGLSATITNSNELAEWLGCKLVSSDWRPVPLAEGVFDGGTILWNNGDSDEIESSIRGPPIDLCLDTIKKGGQSLVFAETRTRSASLAAKGSDAVFKFLSDSEKKYLEEISQKILDNNEHTDLIKTLSSLLKKGVGFHHAGLNQNCREIVETEFRNGKIKLLASTPTLAAGVNLPARRVIISSIVRYDVKAGANKPISILEYKQLCGRAGRPQYDKFGEAIIVGNANSSDLTEYYINGTPEPIESQLADDKALRIHILSHIVSNPGIKGEEILGFFQKTLAGLQIRKNTLSFSIEIAKKFLLRENLIVQKAERFAATEFGKKVSMLYIDPITAIYFKRGLEAVSENNAHTFGFLHLVSSCEEFFPKFSLRNKDYETLSTLIENKSSELIEPISEYDCNRSLLALHSWISESSEIHLSDNLGIESGDMHRMVETADWLVYCLYELAKLAERADLLEELSTLRKRISYGIKQELVELVQIRGIGRVRARKLYDHGIRTVSDLQQIPVNKLAEIDKIGPTIADNIKSQLKKVR; translated from the coding sequence ATGAGAATAGAGACACTTGGCATAAACCACTCCGCACAAGAATTTCTAGCTGAGCAAAACATAACAAAACTATATCCTCCGCAGGCAGATGCCGTAAAAGCAGGCCTGCTTGAAGGCCAAAACATACTGGTCGCAGCCCCTACTGCAAGCGGAAAAACCCTGATTGCGATGCTTGCAATGATGGAATTTTTGAGCACAAAACAAGGCAAAATAGTCTACTTGACACCGCTCAGGGCTCTGGCTTCAGAAAAATTCTCGGAATTTAAAAAAATGGAAAAACTCGATTTTGGACGCAGGATCAAGGCAGCAATATCTACTGGTGATTTTGACTCGGTGGACAAGGAATCAGAAAACGCCGACATTGTTGTACTTACAAATGAAAAAATGGACTCGCTAATCCGCCATGGAGCAGAATGGGTTGACAAAATTGGCCTTGTAATAGCAGACGAAGTCCATCTGATCGGTGACAAGGACAGGGGCCCAACACTTGAAGTGGTACTCACAAAACTAAAGGAGCTTCCAGCAAAGCCGCAAATAGTAGGCCTTTCTGCCACCATAACAAATTCTAATGAGCTAGCCGAGTGGCTTGGGTGCAAGCTAGTGTCTAGTGACTGGCGTCCAGTTCCACTAGCCGAGGGAGTCTTTGATGGCGGAACAATACTGTGGAACAATGGAGACTCGGACGAAATAGAATCCAGCATTAGGGGTCCGCCAATAGATCTTTGCCTTGATACCATAAAAAAAGGCGGCCAATCCTTGGTGTTTGCAGAGACACGAACTCGTTCTGCGTCACTTGCCGCAAAAGGCTCTGATGCAGTCTTCAAATTTCTATCAGATTCAGAGAAAAAATATCTCGAAGAAATATCGCAAAAAATTCTAGATAACAACGAACACACTGATCTAATCAAAACGCTTTCCTCTCTACTAAAGAAAGGAGTTGGATTCCATCATGCGGGCCTCAACCAAAACTGCCGGGAAATAGTAGAGACGGAATTCAGAAATGGCAAGATCAAGCTCTTGGCATCAACTCCTACTCTTGCTGCAGGCGTAAACCTTCCTGCAAGGCGCGTTATCATATCTAGTATTGTGAGATATGACGTCAAGGCGGGCGCAAACAAGCCAATTAGCATTCTAGAATACAAACAATTGTGCGGAAGGGCAGGCAGGCCACAATACGACAAGTTCGGCGAGGCAATAATTGTGGGCAATGCAAACTCGTCTGATCTTACTGAATACTACATCAACGGCACACCCGAGCCAATAGAATCGCAATTGGCAGACGACAAGGCGCTTCGAATCCACATTCTGAGCCATATTGTGTCAAATCCTGGAATCAAAGGAGAAGAAATACTTGGATTTTTTCAAAAAACTCTTGCAGGCCTGCAGATAAGAAAAAACACACTTTCGTTTTCAATAGAAATTGCAAAAAAATTCCTGCTTCGCGAAAACCTCATCGTACAAAAAGCAGAGCGTTTTGCCGCAACAGAGTTTGGCAAAAAGGTGTCAATGCTGTACATTGACCCAATTACTGCGATTTACTTTAAGCGCGGATTGGAAGCCGTATCGGAAAACAATGCCCACACATTTGGGTTCTTGCACCTAGTGTCGAGCTGCGAAGAGTTCTTTCCCAAGTTTTCCCTAAGAAACAAGGATTACGAAACACTAAGCACGCTAATTGAGAATAAGTCATCTGAGCTCATAGAACCAATATCAGAATATGACTGCAACCGAAGTCTCTTGGCATTACATTCCTGGATATCGGAATCATCAGAGATTCACCTGTCTGACAATCTTGGGATTGAATCCGGTGACATGCACAGGATGGTGGAGACTGCCGACTGGCTCGTGTATTGTCTGTATGAGCTTGCCAAGCTGGCAGAACGTGCAGATCTGCTGGAGGAGCTCTCTACTCTACGAAAGAGGATCTCTTATGGAATAAAGCAAGAACTGGTAGAATTAGTCCAAATACGTGGAATTGGGCGCGTGCGCGCACGAAAACTGTATGATCACGGAATAAGAACAGTGTCCGATCTACAACAAATTCCAGTCAACAAGCTGGCAGAAATTGATAAAATCGGCCCAACCATTGCAGATAATATTAAATCTCAACTCAAAAAAGTGAGATAA